One region of Acidobacteriota bacterium genomic DNA includes:
- a CDS encoding ribose-phosphate pyrophosphokinase — translation MRANGDLRIFSGNSNPPLAEEICRHLGIPLGAINLARFSDGELYCQILENVRGKDVFIIQPTCCPVNNNLMELLIMIDAFKRSSAARITAVMPYYGYARQDRKDKPRVPISSKLVADLLTAAGTNRILSMDLHAGQIQGFFDIPVDHLYAAPVLVEYFRNMDIPDLTVVSPDAGGVERARAFAKRLDADLAVVDKRRTGPNEAEVLHVIGHVSGRNIIICDDMIDTAGTLVNTVLALKKKKAERIYASATHGILSGPAIDRLGSAPLEEILLTDTVPIAPEKVLPNMKVLSVAPLLGTAIQSIHEETSVSNLFV, via the coding sequence ATGCGGGCAAACGGAGATTTGAGAATATTTTCGGGTAATTCCAATCCCCCCCTGGCCGAGGAGATCTGCCGCCACCTCGGGATTCCCCTGGGGGCCATCAACCTCGCCCGGTTCAGCGACGGGGAGCTCTACTGCCAGATCCTCGAGAACGTCCGCGGCAAGGACGTGTTCATCATCCAGCCCACCTGCTGCCCGGTGAACAACAACCTGATGGAGCTGCTGATCATGATCGACGCGTTCAAGCGCTCCTCGGCCGCCCGGATCACGGCCGTCATGCCCTATTACGGGTACGCGCGCCAGGACCGCAAGGACAAGCCCCGCGTCCCGATCTCCTCCAAGCTCGTCGCCGACCTGCTGACGGCCGCCGGGACAAACCGCATCCTCTCGATGGACCTGCACGCCGGCCAGATCCAGGGTTTCTTCGACATCCCGGTCGACCACCTGTACGCGGCCCCGGTCCTGGTCGAGTATTTCCGGAACATGGACATCCCCGACCTCACGGTCGTCTCCCCCGACGCGGGGGGGGTGGAGCGGGCGCGGGCCTTCGCCAAGCGCCTCGACGCCGACCTGGCCGTGGTGGACAAGAGGCGGACGGGGCCGAACGAGGCCGAGGTGCTGCACGTGATCGGGCACGTGAGCGGGCGCAACATCATCATCTGCGACGACATGATCGACACCGCCGGGACCCTGGTCAACACCGTCCTGGCGCTGAAGAAGAAGAAGGCGGAGCGCATTTACGCCAGCGCGACCCACGGGATCCTGAGCGGACCGGCGATCGACCGGCTCGGCAGCGCGCCGCTCGAGGAGATCCTCCTCACCGACACGGTGCCCATCGCCCCGGAGAAGGTCCTCCCGAACATGAAGGTCCTGAGCGTCGCGCCCCTGCTGGGCACCGCCATCCAGAGCATTCATGAGGAAACCAGTGTAAGCAATCTTTTCGTCTAG